The DNA segment AAGCAGGCTACGCGTCTTCGTCTGCAGTGTTCAGTGAAGGGCGGGGAAAAAATACAGGCTCGACTAAGTAAGAACTATGAGTAAAGTTTGGGGAGCGCAACGTCTTCGTAGTGTAAGAGGAGTTTACTAAGGCCGCCGTTCTGGGTTCCGAAATGAAAGCCCGTAAAGCGCTTGCTTTCCAAGCAGCGTGTGTTTCGTTGACCACTCCGCTCCGTAAGCTCCACCTGAACCACGCTGAGCTTCCAATTCGTTAGCTAGAAAATACAAATAGCTGTAAACGTTTGCGTGAGTTGCCAGATGCACACCAGCTTAAGCATCCTCCGTAGCCATACAAGTCacatatttttttacagcgaagcggttaagggctaggttccccaggttcgtgtccgcgtgtagaaaaaaactatcatcatcagcattagatTTCGGTCTATGTGCGTGGAGGTTTGGCTCCATGGGCTTGGCgatttcccgccagttgtgccttagcacaggtgtcaaaacggatgattgATGTCCCATTGTTATAttcctcgccaccgccgatgcctctttctctttcaaaagtgtcgcgatacttggcggcggcacgtcccaccaatagTAGTGCCCCTTTGTCTCGGGACGTAAAGATCACGCTACCGCTGTTATCAGCTAGCAGTTGCCCTTTgtactcgctatgggacggacgctcgtttaaccacatcgtCTAGGATCCTGATGTCAGGACTCTGACGATGCAATGCAGTGTGTCCTGGCTATGAACGCTGTAGCTCATACGCTAATCTATGACGATGcggtggacttggcgcagcaaacacacTACTTGGCCATCACGCCGGGCGAAGACAAGACCCTGGTGTCCTTGCTCTGTCACGAACAtgctgaagacgctcaatatagttaataatgataatatataaattcactgtaCAGAGCAATATTTActtagcagacccaccatagtcacagcttcgcttgcTTCTATCTTCACAAGTAGTGCAAGGGTTCAGAACTGTTTTTTGTTTACAgcgaggatatatatatatatatatatatatagagagagagagagaagccggCGATTACACGCAATACGTCAAGCTCGGAAAatgcttttatgtagcacgtattcagcagcagaaagcggtatcaggagttcctcgtgttgctctacagttttctacgtgacacttttcatctaattattatATTTTAAAAGTTGTGTAATAATTCatactaattatataattaggcggaatgcaaaaataatctgagtatctccaaacgagggcaaacaacattaccttggttctgtccagctacgtagcatttttatatttttaaaGTTCGGCCCAAGtcaagtgaaacaccctgtatactgtgtTGTTAACAATGTGAACCTAGTGCTCTTGTCTATTCTACTCACGCCAAACTTATATTTCCTTCTTGTACGTAGTTGCGCGTTGCATTGCTAAACGAATCACGCACTACGAGGTTTACGGCTACCGCAGGCAACTTGTGGTGGTCTTGCCGTATGTAAGTGCGTTGTCTTGAAGGTTCCAGATTTTAAATCCTATGTTTAACGAGCCTAAAAGCTCTGACAGCGAGCGAAGGCATATTCACACGGCACACATGCGCATATCTACTGTTTCAACACCGCGTATCTGCACCGTTTGTGTGCCTCTTGTCTCATCTTATCCACTGTTCACCACGTTGAACAAAAACCAGCTATGGTCCTTCCTAACGCTGCTGAATCACCTTCATTCTTTTCTACCAAACGCAGTGTTTCCTGGCCGTCACAGTCTCCGCCCTCGTGGCCTGCGGAGCCTTCGCGAGGGAGGAAAAAGTCGAAGGGCGCACAAGACTTCTGGGAAGTGGTCTCGGAGTCGGCGGCTACGGCCCTATTGTTAAACCCGGCCTCGTCGGCGCTGGTCCCGGAGGTGCAGGATTTTTattacatttatttatgtattacacaTGCCTACAGTGCTGGAGTTGGGCATCATCGTTtgggggttaattacaaacatgAAGGTCAAAAATAGAACGTCGCCAAAAACAGCATCAAATCAGTTATAGTACTAAAAATACAATcatcggacggacggacggacgtccgtccgtccgtccgtccgtccggacGTCGCTAATTTGCCTGGTTTCCAAAAAAAAGCAAGTGACATTAAGAAAGGCCATGTTTTATTGACAGTGCCATTTTAGCCGAGGTATCCTCCGCCGAAACCGGAACCAGCATTGTGCCCGAACGACGATTGTCCGTAACCTCCCCGGTGACCAGCAGTTCCGCTTCCGAATCCAGCCGAGCCGTGCCTGTGTCCGGAGCCGAATGCATTGGCGCTAGAGGCCGAGAATCCCGAGGTGTGGCTGTAGCCACGGTGGTTGTTGTAGGCATTGACGTGCCTGTTGGCAGCACGACCAGCGAAACCCGCGGATCCGTGGTTGTAGCCCGCAGCGCCCCCGCGGTATCCTCCCTGGTGACCGCCGGCCAAAGAGCCGTAGCCGGACTGGTAGCCGCCACCGTAGCCGAGGCCGCCACC comes from the Dermacentor silvarum isolate Dsil-2018 chromosome 9, BIME_Dsil_1.4, whole genome shotgun sequence genome and includes:
- the LOC119463725 gene encoding uncharacterized protein LOC119463725; translation: MRVTTAMKCFLAVTVSALVVCGAFAREEKVEGRTRLLGSGLGVGGYGPIVRPGLVGAGPGAYGAAGLGGYGGAGLVRPVVGGAGLVRTGGLGYGHHGYGGLGYGGGLGYGGGYQSGYGSLAGGHQGGYRGGAAGYNHGSAGFAGRAANRHVNAYNNHRGYSHTSGFSASSANAFGSGHRHGSAGFGSGTAGHRGGYGQSSFGHNAGSGFGGGYLG